From Virgibacillus natechei, the proteins below share one genomic window:
- the cydD gene encoding thiol reductant ABC exporter subunit CydD, with protein sequence MKNLREIAIAQKSSMLFLFLSSVITGIAIIFQAYFIVAIVDRIFLKGASFNEILPLLGGLLLVLLGRTMFTYMSGRKGVKMASKVKGDFRKSILNRYSRNPVQTSLQGQSGQKVSVMMDAVDGIESYFSEYIPQMIRTTFIPLLVLVIVFTQHVNSGLIMLITAPFIPIFFIIIGMKTKTKSEEQMDKLAAFSGRFLDILQGLTTLKLFGRAKRQKEEIGKSSLNFREATMEILKIAFTSSFMLELISMLSIGLVALELAIQLIIYESISFFTAFFVLVLVPEFYTSLKELGSTFHNGRSSMGAAEKVTGELAETEQSISWGEGSLRKDATPPSIHLQLTGYRYGEEQFELKNVNAEIPPFGQIAIVGRSGSGKTTLLHLIAGLIAPSTGEININGSPRSDYKEKDWFDQLSYISQHPYIFAGTIAENIAIGGGLDASRAHVEQAAEQAGISEMIKSLENGYDTSVGEAGRGLSGGEKQRIAIARAFLKQPSVILFDEPTTGLDLHTERILQTSIRKLSEKATVITVAHRLHTIKNVDQILFLENGALVAVGTHEQLIENVAEYRDMVSVQQGGMSE encoded by the coding sequence ATGAAAAATTTAAGAGAAATAGCAATTGCACAGAAAAGTAGTATGTTATTTCTGTTTCTATCTTCTGTGATAACAGGTATAGCGATTATTTTTCAGGCTTATTTTATTGTTGCAATAGTAGATCGCATTTTTTTGAAAGGAGCATCTTTTAATGAAATCCTCCCACTGTTGGGGGGATTATTGCTCGTTCTGTTGGGAAGAACGATGTTCACCTACATGAGCGGGCGTAAGGGTGTTAAGATGGCGTCAAAAGTAAAAGGGGACTTTCGGAAGTCCATTTTAAATAGATATTCGAGAAATCCCGTTCAAACTTCATTACAAGGCCAATCTGGTCAAAAGGTAAGTGTTATGATGGATGCTGTCGATGGAATTGAAAGCTATTTTAGTGAGTATATACCACAAATGATTCGAACAACCTTTATCCCACTATTGGTTCTTGTAATAGTCTTCACCCAACACGTAAATTCAGGGCTTATTATGCTAATTACCGCACCTTTTATTCCTATATTTTTTATCATTATTGGTATGAAAACCAAGACAAAATCAGAAGAACAAATGGACAAACTTGCCGCCTTTTCAGGACGATTTCTGGATATATTGCAGGGCCTTACGACGCTTAAATTATTTGGGCGGGCAAAAAGGCAAAAAGAAGAAATTGGTAAGAGTAGTCTAAATTTCAGGGAAGCAACAATGGAAATATTAAAAATTGCCTTTACTTCTTCCTTTATGCTTGAACTAATTTCGATGCTCAGTATTGGACTCGTGGCACTGGAGTTGGCGATCCAGCTTATCATTTACGAAAGTATTTCCTTCTTCACTGCTTTCTTTGTACTCGTACTGGTACCTGAATTTTATACATCCTTAAAAGAATTGGGCAGTACCTTTCATAATGGACGAAGCAGTATGGGTGCAGCTGAAAAGGTGACAGGGGAATTAGCGGAAACAGAACAATCAATCAGTTGGGGTGAAGGAAGCTTAAGGAAAGATGCAACACCGCCAAGTATTCATTTGCAGCTGACTGGTTATCGTTATGGAGAAGAACAGTTTGAATTAAAAAATGTGAATGCAGAAATTCCTCCATTTGGACAAATTGCGATTGTGGGTCGTAGTGGCTCTGGGAAAACAACCCTGTTACACCTCATTGCAGGTCTCATTGCTCCTTCCACAGGTGAGATAAACATTAATGGTAGTCCGCGATCTGATTATAAGGAAAAGGATTGGTTTGATCAATTAAGTTATATATCACAACATCCCTATATTTTCGCTGGTACGATTGCTGAAAATATTGCGATTGGTGGAGGTTTGGATGCTTCACGGGCCCATGTGGAACAGGCTGCAGAACAGGCGGGAATCTCTGAAATGATTAAGTCGCTAGAAAATGGCTACGATACATCTGTCGGCGAAGCGGGCAGGGGTCTTTCGGGTGGTGAGAAGCAACGAATTGCTATCGCGAGGGCTTTTCTAAAACAACCATCGGTGATCCTTTTTGATGAGCCTACTACTGGACTTGACCTTCATACTGAGCGAATTCTGCAAACATCAATAAGAAAACTGTCTGAAAAAGCAACGGTAATTACGGTCGCACATCGACTTCATACGATTAAGAATGTGGATCAAATTCTTTTTCTGGAAAATGGTGCGTTAGTTGCGGTGGGAACACATGAACAGCTTATCGAAAACGTAGCAGAATATCGCGATATGGTGTCCGTTCAGCAAGGAGGTATGTCAGAATGA
- the cydC gene encoding thiol reductant ABC exporter subunit CydC has product MRDLRIVIKLMMVEKKDILYSIIFGFIAGITAVGLFAASGYLISKAAFAPPLYTLIIITSTVKLLGLTKAFARYAERYFSHRATFTILSNLRVSFFEKLEPLAPTIFHRYRSGDLLSRIVGDVESLQNFFLRVFYPPIVLVMVFLSTILFTAFFSLSVALVLLVGLILTAFVVPALFAVRQVKIDRNVREGRGELSTEVTEFLHGFRDLKIYQKLDRKEQKLIESSDAYIDEQEKESINTLYNQSVNSFVALLASWFVLALGAYQVANGQLEGVFLAMLLMISLTVFEDAGPMAVFPIHMQDSKRAATRLFSVVREEEGEAEEAHLDELESNKVPSIEMKDVTFAFPDEWRTAVKNVDLKLPAGSKTAIVGPSGSGKSTLLQLLLKISPANQGNISFNGISIDQLHAESIWKEAKVVLQENHFFYGTVRDNLLLAGDELSDEEMETMLANVQLEYFNLADPIFEKGENLSGGEKQRLATARAMLKGGRLWLLDEPTSSVDALTEQSIYEHLFEQASDDTLVLVSHRLTGLEKMDQIIVMEQGAIIESGTFEALMQAKGYFYEMKEIEKHLL; this is encoded by the coding sequence ATGAGAGATTTAAGGATCGTTATCAAGCTAATGATGGTAGAGAAGAAAGATATACTGTATTCGATTATCTTTGGTTTTATTGCTGGTATAACAGCAGTCGGCCTCTTTGCAGCAAGTGGTTATCTCATATCAAAAGCAGCCTTTGCTCCACCTTTATATACACTAATTATTATAACATCTACGGTGAAGCTACTTGGACTTACAAAAGCATTTGCCCGTTATGCGGAAAGGTATTTTTCCCATCGTGCGACATTTACGATTTTAAGTAATCTACGTGTTTCATTCTTTGAAAAGCTTGAGCCATTAGCTCCTACTATATTTCATAGATATCGAAGCGGAGACCTACTATCGAGAATCGTTGGGGATGTCGAAAGTTTACAGAATTTCTTCTTGCGGGTTTTTTATCCACCAATTGTGTTAGTCATGGTATTTTTAAGTACCATTTTATTTACTGCGTTCTTTTCCCTTTCTGTAGCACTTGTCTTGCTTGTCGGCCTTATTCTCACTGCTTTCGTTGTTCCAGCGTTGTTCGCTGTCAGACAAGTAAAAATTGATCGCAATGTAAGAGAAGGAAGAGGGGAACTATCAACAGAGGTTACGGAATTTCTTCATGGTTTCCGTGATTTAAAAATATACCAGAAGCTGGATAGGAAAGAACAAAAGCTCATCGAATCATCTGATGCGTACATTGATGAACAGGAAAAAGAAAGCATCAACACCTTGTATAATCAATCCGTAAATTCGTTTGTAGCACTTCTTGCCTCTTGGTTTGTATTAGCATTGGGAGCGTATCAAGTAGCAAATGGACAGTTAGAAGGAGTTTTCCTGGCCATGCTTTTGATGATTTCCTTAACGGTTTTTGAAGATGCCGGACCTATGGCTGTTTTCCCAATCCATATGCAGGATAGTAAACGAGCGGCAACCCGCCTTTTCTCCGTTGTTCGTGAGGAAGAGGGAGAAGCGGAAGAGGCTCATTTGGATGAGCTTGAATCTAACAAAGTGCCTTCTATTGAAATGAAGGATGTTACGTTTGCTTTTCCAGATGAATGGCGAACGGCTGTGAAAAATGTTGATTTGAAGCTTCCAGCAGGCTCTAAGACGGCGATTGTTGGGCCGAGTGGTTCAGGAAAATCAACCTTACTGCAGCTGTTATTGAAAATTAGTCCAGCTAATCAAGGGAATATTAGCTTTAACGGAATTTCGATCGATCAGCTACACGCAGAAAGCATTTGGAAAGAAGCTAAAGTTGTTCTGCAGGAAAATCATTTTTTCTATGGAACAGTAAGGGATAATCTACTTCTCGCCGGCGATGAATTGAGTGATGAAGAAATGGAAACGATGTTAGCAAACGTACAGCTTGAGTATTTTAATTTAGCTGACCCTATCTTTGAAAAAGGAGAAAACCTTTCCGGTGGCGAGAAGCAAAGGCTTGCTACGGCTCGAGCAATGCTCAAAGGGGGACGCCTCTGGCTATTGGATGAGCCAACGTCGTCTGTAGATGCATTGACGGAGCAATCTATTTATGAGCATCTTTTTGAACAAGCGTCCGATGATACGCTTGTGTTAGTCAGCCACCGTTTAACGGGTCTAGAAAAAATGGATCAAATTATTGTGATGGAGCAGGGCGCAATTATAGAATCCGGTACGTTTGAGGCGTTGATGCAAGCGAAGGGTTACTTTTATGAGATGAAGGAAATTGAGAAGCATCTGCTTTAG
- a CDS encoding flotillin family protein, whose amino-acid sequence MDVLLTLPIVIAVLILVVIGGVGWFIYMKIKYKTVPSNIALIITGPKLGDPEKETNIFQDDQGRSMKVIRGGGHRLRMFQTHTPVSLNAFQLKIETPKVYTQQGVGIFGEAVATVKVSDTLEGIVKYAEQFLGRESEEYKKDISEVLGSNLRAILSKMTVEQINSDRESFNEQVRQIAQSQLDDMGFRITSLGLTNLTDDENYLENLGRPKIAQVKKEAEIAESTNTRETKVHTAQMNEDVKKEEYERDIAIAESRKEKEIKDAQIKAETEREKARTEASYDLERAEREIEVERERLKIVSQEKEEEMRLQLFERERHVKLEEEEVKVRQAKAEAEYYEKVKAAEAEAESQEKAGRAEAEVIKMKSVAEVEAIEKRAEALNKHKEVMMTEMLIKMLPDFAKAVSEPLSNVESIRILDGGKGNGVESLPGSVTGMMTNLQESLAQMTGLDLNEIVNNLSGRKNLKGELGEIANTLNKDDGSHDHEISNEELANSTDGKPENEMNAEE is encoded by the coding sequence TTGGATGTTTTGCTTACGTTACCAATAGTAATCGCAGTCCTAATATTAGTGGTAATTGGAGGCGTTGGTTGGTTCATTTATATGAAAATAAAATATAAGACGGTTCCATCCAATATTGCCTTAATTATCACAGGGCCGAAGTTAGGCGATCCCGAAAAAGAAACAAACATTTTTCAGGATGATCAAGGAAGATCAATGAAAGTTATTCGAGGTGGAGGACATCGTTTGAGAATGTTTCAAACACATACACCCGTTTCACTAAATGCCTTCCAACTGAAAATTGAAACGCCAAAAGTATACACACAACAAGGGGTGGGGATTTTTGGAGAGGCTGTAGCTACAGTCAAGGTTTCGGACACACTTGAAGGGATCGTCAAATATGCGGAGCAGTTCTTAGGTAGGGAGTCGGAAGAATATAAAAAAGATATTTCAGAAGTGCTTGGTTCGAATTTAAGAGCTATTTTGTCTAAAATGACAGTGGAACAAATCAATAGCGATAGGGAGAGTTTCAATGAACAGGTAAGGCAAATTGCTCAGTCTCAGCTAGATGATATGGGATTCAGAATTACATCGCTGGGTTTAACTAATTTGACAGATGATGAAAATTATTTAGAAAACTTAGGTAGACCTAAAATTGCTCAAGTGAAAAAAGAAGCGGAAATCGCTGAATCAACGAACACAAGAGAAACAAAAGTTCACACTGCTCAAATGAATGAAGATGTCAAAAAGGAAGAATATGAACGAGATATCGCTATTGCAGAATCACGTAAAGAGAAAGAAATTAAAGATGCTCAAATCAAAGCGGAAACGGAAAGAGAAAAGGCAAGAACAGAGGCATCGTATGATTTAGAACGAGCTGAACGAGAAATTGAAGTAGAAAGGGAACGTTTGAAAATTGTGAGTCAGGAAAAGGAAGAGGAAATGCGCTTACAGTTATTTGAACGGGAACGACATGTTAAATTAGAAGAAGAAGAGGTTAAAGTCCGTCAAGCCAAGGCGGAGGCAGAGTACTATGAAAAAGTAAAAGCAGCTGAGGCAGAAGCGGAATCACAAGAAAAAGCAGGGCGTGCAGAAGCTGAAGTTATCAAAATGAAAAGTGTAGCTGAAGTAGAAGCGATTGAAAAACGAGCAGAGGCATTGAACAAACATAAAGAAGTAATGATGACAGAAATGTTAATTAAAATGTTGCCGGACTTTGCCAAAGCGGTGTCTGAACCGTTGAGCAATGTGGAGTCTATTCGTATTCTTGATGGTGGAAAAGGAAATGGAGTTGAAAGTTTACCAGGCAGCGTTACTGGTATGATGACTAATCTTCAAGAAAGTTTGGCACAAATGACTGGGCTAGACCTTAACGAAATAGTGAATAATTTATCTGGAAGGAAAAATTTAAAAGGTGAGTTAGGGGAAATTGCAAACACGTTAAATAAAGATGATGGAAGTCATGATCACGAGATATCTAATGAAGAATTGGCCAATTCAACAGATGGTAAACCAGAGAATGAGATGAACGCTGAAGAGTAG
- a CDS encoding pyridoxal phosphate-dependent aminotransferase encodes MHFSNRLKNLPDQFFAALTHKVANAVAEGRDIINLGQGNPDQATPPHIVKALQQAAEDPKTHKYSPFRGTTELKEAAAGFYKRHYDVDIDPNTEVAILFGAKIGLVELPLALMNDGDLMLLPDPGYPDYLSGVSLAGVNYETMPLLEKNSFLPDYDALTDKQKTQAKLLYLNYPNNPTGATASIKLFEDTVKIARDSDIGIVHDFAYGAIGFDDEKPVSFLQADGAKEVGIELYTLSKTYNMAGWRVGFAVGNAEMIEAINLIQDHLFVSLFPAVQEAAVTALTEDQSCVEDLVTLYEQRRHVLITECKRIGWKVKAPKGSFFAWLPVPEGYTSEGFADLLLEKVDVAVAAGNGFGEHGEGYIRVGLLVDEERLREAVKRIETLHIFT; translated from the coding sequence ATGCATTTTTCCAATCGATTGAAAAACTTACCTGATCAATTCTTCGCTGCACTTACCCATAAAGTAGCAAACGCCGTTGCTGAAGGACGGGATATTATTAACCTAGGACAGGGAAATCCAGACCAGGCAACACCACCCCATATTGTAAAAGCACTACAACAGGCTGCCGAGGACCCAAAAACACACAAATACTCCCCTTTCAGAGGGACTACTGAATTGAAAGAAGCTGCAGCTGGTTTTTATAAACGCCATTACGACGTAGATATCGACCCCAATACGGAAGTAGCCATTTTATTTGGAGCAAAAATTGGATTGGTTGAGTTGCCGCTCGCATTGATGAATGATGGTGATTTAATGCTACTACCAGATCCCGGCTATCCGGATTACTTGTCAGGCGTTAGTCTTGCAGGAGTAAATTATGAAACAATGCCTTTACTGGAGAAAAATAGCTTTCTACCAGATTATGATGCGCTTACCGACAAACAAAAGACGCAAGCCAAATTATTATATTTAAATTATCCGAACAACCCAACAGGCGCTACTGCTTCTATAAAACTTTTCGAAGATACAGTGAAAATTGCTAGAGATTCTGATATAGGAATTGTTCATGACTTTGCCTATGGTGCAATTGGTTTTGATGATGAAAAGCCAGTAAGCTTTTTGCAAGCAGATGGTGCTAAAGAAGTCGGCATCGAACTATATACATTATCGAAGACATACAATATGGCAGGCTGGCGCGTTGGGTTTGCTGTTGGAAATGCAGAAATGATTGAAGCTATTAATCTTATACAAGATCACTTATTTGTAAGTTTATTTCCTGCTGTGCAAGAAGCTGCCGTCACAGCACTCACAGAAGACCAGTCCTGTGTAGAGGACTTAGTTACCCTTTATGAGCAACGCCGCCATGTGCTTATTACCGAGTGTAAACGTATTGGTTGGAAAGTGAAGGCTCCAAAAGGTTCCTTTTTTGCATGGCTCCCGGTTCCTGAAGGCTATACGAGTGAAGGCTTTGCTGATCTGCTACTGGAAAAGGTTGATGTCGCTGTTGCAGCAGGTAATGGTTTCGGAGAACACGGAGAGGGATACATAAGAGTTGGACTATTAGTGGATGAAGAGCGTTTAAGAGAAGCCGTGAAACGGATAGAAACGTTACACATTTTCACTTAA